One Elaeis guineensis isolate ETL-2024a chromosome 10, EG11, whole genome shotgun sequence genomic window carries:
- the LOC105052393 gene encoding AP2-like ethylene-responsive transcription factor At1g16060, which produces MKKSPPSPPPPSSRSSSSSPSNYAPLSSSNVIPVNKPQSKSKSKPKQKKGKNPDKAHSESIRRRSSIYRGVTRHRWTGRFEAHLWDKNWQHPLHNKRGRQVYLGAYDAEVDAARTHDLAALKFCGPEAILNFPVEMYTGEYREMQTMSREEWVASLRRRSNGFARGVSKYRGVARHHNNGRWEARLGLVLGYKYLYLGTYETEEEAAQAYDLAALQFKGPNAVTNFDSCSYVNCPRPFMELPPKLEMEQGHQEFSPLQEARVVPMEPTKFIDQTVPSDDILDTITSSIISMDEFFDAYSVLDLTTGCSDDLRDISGNIGFEDDIEHFFEGFETLTREEGQIKDGGAKEDMESQVNSVSHPLQISICS; this is translated from the exons ATGAAGaaatctcctccctctcctcctcccccATCATCTCGTTCCTCTTCCTCTTCACCTTCCAACTATGCACCCCTTTCTTCTTCCAATGTGATCCCTGTGAACAAGCCCCAGTCCAAGTCGAAGTCCAAGCCAAAGCAAAAGAAAGGTAAGAACCCAGATAAAGCCCATTCAGAAAGTATCAGGAGAAGAAGCTCTATCTACAGAGGAGTCACAAG GCATCGATGGACTGGGAGATTTGAAGCTCACCTGTGGGACAAGAATTGGCAGCACCCCCTCCACAACAAGAGAGGCAGACAAG TTTACTTGG GAGCTTATGATGCTGAGGTGGACGCCGCCCGAACTCATGATTTAGCTGCCCTTAAGTTCTGCGGTCCTGAAGCAATCTTAAATTTTCCt GTGGAAATGTATACAGGAGAGTATAGGGAGATGCAAACCATGTCCAGAGAAGAGTGGGTGGCTTCTCTTAGGCGCAGAAGCAACGGCTTTGCCAGGGGAGTCTCTAAGTACCGTGGGGTGGCCAG GCATCACAACAATGGCCGGTGGGAGGCCAGGCTTGGCCTGGTACTTGGCTACAAATACCTGTACTTGGGAACATATG AGACTGAAGAGGAGGCTGCCCAAGCTTATGATCTGGCTGCTCTACAATTCAAAGGGCCAAATGCAGTGACAAACTTTGATAGTTGTTCTTATGTGAATTGCCCTCGGCCATTTATGGAGCTACCACCAAAGCTTGAGATGGAGCAAGGACACCAGGAGTTTAGCCCACTTCAAGAGGCCAGGGTCGTGCCAATGGAACCAACCAAGTTCATTGATCAGACCGTGCCAAGTGATGACATTTTGGATACCATCACATCGAGTATCATTAGCATGGATGAATTTTTTGATGCATATTCTGTTCTTGATCTCACCACTGGTTGCTCCGACGATCTCCGTGACATCTCCGGCAATATCGGCTTTGAGGATGACATTGAGCACTTCTTTGAAGGGTTTGAGACTTTGACAAGAGAGGAGGGGCAAATAAAGGACGGTGGTGCGAAGGAGGACATGGAATCTCAAGTAAACTCAGTTTCCCACCCCCTTCAGATTAGTATATGCTCTTAG